CGCAATGCGCTGCAGCGACTCGGCCACGTTCTGCTCCGGAAACTTCCCGAGGTCCTCCGCGGCGATGGCGTCGACGATCGAACCAGCCTGACGCTTGACATCCATCGACCGTCTCAGGCTGCCCCGAATGCCCCGGACCATGATCTCCTCGGTCGCCGCCTCGTCCCCGGCAGGCGGCGCGGGCTCGCTCGGCCTGGCAGCACGTCCTTTGGCCAAAGCACGCTCCTCCGTGGCGTCTGTGTCGGTCTCCGGGCCCGTATCCTGCGCCGTCACCACCGCAGGCTGCACGATCGTCAGACAAGCCAAGCCGATCGACACCGTGAAGCAGGAGCTGGTCGGCAGTGGGGATACTTCGAGCAGGAACAACATAGCCAGCGGTGGTCAGAACCGGCGAAATGGATGAGTTATTCTTCCGCGGGCCCCAGAGTCGTGGTCGCGCCGGGCCCTTTCACGGCGCCCGTCATGCTTCATGCGTGCGGGGACTGCGTCGGGCAGCCAGCCAAGACAGCAGGCCGGCAACAGCGACGCCGGCGACGCCGCCGAGCACGTCGGCAACAACGTCTGCTACGTCCGCGAGCCGGCCAGGCACGAAGGCCTGGTGGATCTCATCGATCAGGCCCCAGATTGCAGTCGCCGTCCACGAGAGCAACAGCAGGCGGACGCGCGAGACAAGCGGCCACGTGCGAAGGGCGCCCCGAACCACGAGCGCGCCCAGCACGGCATACTCCACGAAATGGACGCCTTTGTCGCGCCAGGGGACGCGGTCCAGCGGCACCTGAAGGTGCGGCAGCGACGAGGCGATCCAGATGGCAACGGTATAGAGGAGGGCCGGACCCCAAGCCAGGGCAAGCCGCAGCGGCTGACGTTGCGCCACAACGTCGGAACGGGTCACGCGCTAAACACCGGTAGGTGCAGGGAGCCACCCCGGCGAGTTGCGTCGTGGCGGCGCGCCCGCGCTGCGGCCTGCCGCAACCCCTCGCGGGCATCGCAGGCCATGGCCGAAACGGAGTGACGGTGCGCCTGGCAGATCTCCACCTCGAGGAGGCGCCCGACGAGCCCGCCCGAGGGGGCCTGGACGGCCACATGCACGATCTCGTGACGATGGCTGCGGCCCTTGAAACGAGTGGAATCCCCGCGACCAGGGCCCTCGATCAGGACCTGCGTGCGCGTGCCCACCAGCGAGCGCAAGTGGGCCTGTTGCTGCTTTTCCACCAGCGCGAGCACGCGCTGCAGCCGCTCGTCCTTGACCGCCTCGGGGACGTCATCCGCCAGGGCGAGGGCCGAAGTGTGCGGGCGTGGCGAGTACTTGAAGGCGAACGCCGAAACGAAACCGACTTCACGCACAAGCGACAGTGTTTGTTGGAAGTCCTGCTCCGTTTCGCCGGGAAAACCGACGATGACATCTGTCGAGAGGGTGAACCCCGACCGGGCCGCGCATAGCGCTCGAGCGCGCTCGATGAACGTGTCCCGTCGATACCGGCGTATCATGCGCTTGAGCACGCGGTCGGATCCCGACTGTACGGGCAGATGTACGTGCCAAGGGAGCACGTCGAGCGTAGCATGCGCCTCGATCAGCGAGGAAGTCAGGTGGCGGGGATGGGGCGACGTGTAGCGCAGGCGCAACAGCTCAGGCACCTCGTGCGCGATTCGCCGAAGCAGCTCGGCGAACTGCGAGCTACCCCTCCGCCGGACCGTCCCCGGCTCGAACCACGAATTGACGGTTTGCCCCAGCAGCACGATCTCGCGTACCCCAGCTGCAACGAGCGCGCGCACCTCCGCCACGATGTCTCGCGCGGGCCGGTAGCGTTCGGAACCGCGCGTGTAAGGCACGATGCAGAAACTGCAGCGCTCGTCGCAACCCTTCATCACGGTAACGAAAGCACTGGCCCCCGCACGCAGGCCATCCGTAGGCGCGCACAGGAACTGCGGCGCCGCCAGGTCGAGCTCGGTCCGCACTTGCGGGCCAGCGCCGCGCCGGGCTGCGTCCAGCAGACCGGGAAGCTCTGCAATGTTGTCAGGGCCGATCAGCACGTCCACCAACGGCACGCGCCGGAGCAAGGCCCGGCCGGCGTGCTGCGCCATGCAGCCCGCCACGGCGATCACCAGATCGGGGCGTTGCTCCTTGAGGAGGCGCAGGGCGCCCACGAGGCTCACGAGCTTGTGCTCGGCCTTCTCTCGCACCGAGCAGCTATTGATAACCAGCGCGTCGGCCAGCGTGGGTTCGTCGGTAATCGAGTAGCCATGCCGGCTCAGCACGTCCGCGATTCGGTCCGAATCGTGGACATTCATCTGACAGCCGAAGGTCTGAAGCACGTATCTCTTCATCTGCAGCGGAGCCCTCACCACGCCGGCGACAAGCCAGTGTACCTTGGGGCGGAGTCGCGCAACCACGGTTCCGTCCCATGGCTGCCAGTGCCGCCCGTGGCGCGCGTTGCCGCCCGCATTAGCAACTCACTGACACTATGTCGATGCTTCGCGACTGCCAGCCCATTCGGCGCAGGTGCCCGGCCTGTGTCCTGGTGCTGAGCGCGCTATGCATGGGGTTCGAGTGGCCGGGCGCGATATCGACCCTGGCGACCCAACTCCGCTCGGAGGATATCGAGCAGCGCCGGATGGCCGTCCAGCTACTGTCGCAGTACCACGGTAGCGAGCGACTGCCCGACCTTCTCGGCACTGCGCTAGCCGACGCGGACCTTGGCGTGCGCCTTCAAGCAGCCCGCACCGCGGGTCACCTCCGAATTCGGCAGCTGGCACCGACCCTGCGTGACTGGCTCAAGGTCAGCGAACCTCGAAGCAGGCTGGAAGCTTCCAGGGCCCTGTTTCGCATGGGGCAACCGGGTTCCCTGTCCAGTATGATACGAATCCTTCATGATGCGGACGAACGCATGCGCATGGCCGCGGTCGCTGCGCTGGCCGAAACCAAGCGGGCTTCGGTGGTGATCCCTCTGCTGGGCAAGTTGAACGACCCCGCGCCGGCCGTGAGGGCGTCCGTTGCTCGGCACCTCGGCGAGCTGGGGGACCGACGTGCTGTAGTCGCCCTTGCAGCCAGCGCCGCCGACCACAACGCACAGGTGCGAACCAGCGCCTACAGGGCGCTAGGCAAGCTCGCTGACCCGCGCGCCGTGCCCAACCTGGCCATGGGCAGTCGAGACCGGGTAACCGAGGTTGCCCTCGCGGCTATAGCGGCACTCGGCGCTGTTGCCAGCTCGGAAGAGCATGGCTCAGGATCGACGCATTGCCAAGGAAAGTATCGCCAGCGAATCTATTCACAACTCCGGTTGTTGCTCGAACCGGAGTCACTTCAGCCCGGATCGGCAACTGCAGCCGCAGCAGGGTCCGCACCCCGGTGGCTCCCCCTGGATCGCGCGGGCGCAGAGACCAGCGTTGTACCCCGGCGACCCGGGTTGAGCTTGCCGCAACCCGGGTCAGGGGAGACACGCGCCGCACTCCTGGCCAACTTGATTCAACCCAACTTGATTCAACCCGGGTCGAGCAGGAGGCAACCCGGGTCGAGCGGGAAGGAACGGGGGTTCGGCTCCCCACACTGGTACTTGGCTCAACCCGGGTTGGGCGGGAGCGGGAGCGGCCGGGGGTCGGCCGCCAGGAGCCTGCGCGAGGCAGGATGCCAGAGCGATACGCTCGCGTTGCACAGCAGGATCGTGGCAGCGCTGAAGGGAGTGCTGCCAGGCTCTGACCCCCGTATCGGACAGGCTGCGCTTGCGGCCATGGGCAGTGTCGCGGGCGATGAGGCTTTGGGGCTGTTGCTCGCGCACCTTGGCGATCCCCGTTTGGGGGCTGCGGCCGCTGAAGCGGTTGTCCAGCGCGTCTGGGGCCTGCAGGCGTTGGGTCGAGGAGCCGACGTGGAGCGTATCGTTCGTGCGCTGGGTGAGGCGGCCTTAGACGCGGCACGGGCCGGGCAAGCCGCCGCCTCAGCCGCGGCGGCTCGCTGCCTGCTGCGTATCTCGAACGTCACACGCACGCATGCGTCCGCGGACTCGCTCGAGCGTGCGCTCGCCAAGGCCGTCACCCCAGGCCGGGAATTGCTCCAGGCCCTTGCCGTGACCGGTGCTCCGCAGGCATCGAGGGTGCTGGCGCGCAAGCTGAACGACCTGCAGCCGGATGAATTGGCGGCCCTGATCGAAGCCCTCGAGCTGTACTTCGAGCGGGCCGGACACGACGAGGGGCTCACCCCACCTTTGCTCGAAGCGCTCGAACGGGCTCCGATCGAGCACCAAGGCAAGCTGGCTTCTCTGCTGGGGCTCGCACGGGGCCAGGCTGCGGCCGATCCCCTGACGGGACTGCTTTCGAGCAGCGACGACTCGGTGCGGCTCTCCGCAATCTTGGGCCTGGGCAGGCTGGCCGGAAACCGAGCCAGTACGGCAGCGCTTGCCGAGCTGCTGGCTGTGCCCCGAGCGTCCGCGCGCTCGGCCGCCGCACGTGCGCTCGCGAACTCGGCACCGGCCGAGCTAATCGAACCGCTAACCCACCGCCTTGCCCGTTCCCTGCGGCAGGAAGCGAACTTGCCGCTGCGGCGGCCGGCGCAGGGCGAGCCTGCAGTGATCTCACGAGCGCTGATCACGGCACTGGCCGGAACGCTGCGCCGTCATGGCGTCACACTCGATCGGAGCACTGCGAATCGGACGCACACACTGCTGGAAGCGATCGCTCGCGGCTCGGACTCCCATCTCGCCGCAGCTGCGATCGAAGCGCTGGCACAATGGCGGGTTCCGCAGGCTGCCAGATCCCTTGGTGGGCTGCTCGATCATCCTTCCTCCCACAGGCGTGCAAGCGCCACCTATGCGCTCGGCCGCTTCGGGACCCCTGACGCGCTGCAGGCGCTGCGCTTCGTCCTGGCCAACGACGGTACCGCTGCGGCTGCAGCCGCGGCTGCAGCGCTTGGCCAGCACGGCAATGGAAACGATGCGCGCCACCTGCTACGCGTAATCGACCGTGGCGCCTGGCCGGCCAACGCGGCGGCAGCCTTCGCCGTTGCCCGCATGATGGCGAAGGGCGTTCGGACGCCCCCAAGCTTCAAGACCCATCTGTGCGCTCTCACCCGCAAGCGCGAACCGTACGTGACGGCGAACTTGCTTGTCGCACTCGCGGCGCTAGGCGCCGGCTCCTGCGGACCTGAGCGCGGACCCGAGTACTGGCTCGCCACGGGGCACAGCCACCTCGTGCGGGCCGCGGCCAGTCGTTGGATCCAGGCGCTGTTGCGCGATCCGCAAACTGCAGCGTCTCGGCGAGTCCATCTGGCTCGTGCACTACTCGCGTGCAGCCGCAAGGTGGTGCAGCCCTACTTGGCCAGGCTTTGTGCCAGCCCGGAAGCACCCGCCGGGGACCAGGAGCTCTATGCACACGCGTACGCCGCCGACAGCGAGCGGCTGCTTCGAAACCGTCTTGTTGCCGTACAGCTGTGGGACGCATCCGTGCTCGTGGCTCGCACCAACGCCAACGGCAGCCTGCGACTGGATTCTGTACCGGACGGCCCCTTGCGGCTCGAGGACCCGAGCAGCGTAGAACTGAACCGATTCACAGATCGCTGACCAGGACTTCGTTGCGGGTCAACGGCAGCGTGGAGCCAGGTCGCTGCAGCTGCAATGCGGGTCGTTGCGGGCACAGGGGTTGCCGTCGGGGTTGAGGCAGCTGGCTCCCATGTGACAATCCGCATCGGAATTGCACTCCAGCAAGCAGAGTTTAGGGCTCGGTTCGGAAGAAAGCTGCACGCAGCCGTACCCTGCGAGGCAGTCGCTGGGATCGGCACACGTCTTTAGGCAGATGGTCCCGATCGGCTCGTTATCCCTATTGGCCCGCACGACGCACAGGCCATCGCTCTCGGGGCAGACAGGCCTGTCCGCTGCCAGGCCTGGCAGGATGCCATCGATCGAGTTGCCTGACGCGCAGTCGATGACCGCGCAATAGCCGCTCTGAGCCACGCGCGGCGAGCGGAACCAGCACACGCCCAAGCCGTAGGGCGAGTAGCACTCGGAGTCCTGTGTGCAAGGAGCGCCGATGTTTGGGGCTTGCACGTCGTTGTAGTTGGCGGGTTGGCAGCTCCCATGGCGAGCCGCGAGCAAGGGCATCGACGGGTCACCCGCCGCCGTCCAGCGGCACGCCTCGGAGGCGGCACAGCCCTGGCCGTGGCCGCCCACCCCCAGCTGCAGGCTCATGGCCTCGGCGCCCAGGGTGCACTCCTTGAGACAGATACCGGCGGGGTGCAAGCGCTGATCGCAGATCTCGCCCGGCGCGCACGCAAGCCCTAGCTCCTCGTGGCAGCCGCCGGACACGCAGCGGCCTTGACCCTCGCGATCCACCATGCACAGCGAGTAGGGCGCGCACTCCGAGTCCGCTTGACAGGGATCGCCCGGCTTGGCCATGGGTGTGGAGCACAGTCCGGTTGCAGAGTCGCAAATCGACGGCAGGCTGGGGTCGAGCACGAGCTCGG
This genomic stretch from Pseudomonadota bacterium harbors:
- a CDS encoding VanZ family protein gives rise to the protein MTRSDVVAQRQPLRLALAWGPALLYTVAIWIASSLPHLQVPLDRVPWRDKGVHFVEYAVLGALVVRGALRTWPLVSRVRLLLLSWTATAIWGLIDEIHQAFVPGRLADVADVVADVLGGVAGVAVAGLLSWLAARRSPRTHEA
- the miaB gene encoding tRNA (N6-isopentenyl adenosine(37)-C2)-methylthiotransferase MiaB; the protein is MVARLRPKVHWLVAGVVRAPLQMKRYVLQTFGCQMNVHDSDRIADVLSRHGYSITDEPTLADALVINSCSVREKAEHKLVSLVGALRLLKEQRPDLVIAVAGCMAQHAGRALLRRVPLVDVLIGPDNIAELPGLLDAARRGAGPQVRTELDLAAPQFLCAPTDGLRAGASAFVTVMKGCDERCSFCIVPYTRGSERYRPARDIVAEVRALVAAGVREIVLLGQTVNSWFEPGTVRRRGSSQFAELLRRIAHEVPELLRLRYTSPHPRHLTSSLIEAHATLDVLPWHVHLPVQSGSDRVLKRMIRRYRRDTFIERARALCAARSGFTLSTDVIVGFPGETEQDFQQTLSLVREVGFVSAFAFKYSPRPHTSALALADDVPEAVKDERLQRVLALVEKQQQAHLRSLVGTRTQVLIEGPGRGDSTRFKGRSHRHEIVHVAVQAPSGGLVGRLLEVEICQAHRHSVSAMACDAREGLRQAAARARRHDATRRGGSLHLPVFSA
- a CDS encoding HEAT repeat domain-containing protein codes for the protein MSMLRDCQPIRRRCPACVLVLSALCMGFEWPGAISTLATQLRSEDIEQRRMAVQLLSQYHGSERLPDLLGTALADADLGVRLQAARTAGHLRIRQLAPTLRDWLKVSEPRSRLEASRALFRMGQPGSLSSMIRILHDADERMRMAAVAALAETKRASVVIPLLGKLNDPAPAVRASVARHLGELGDRRAVVALAASAADHNAQVRTSAYRALGKLADPRAVPNLAMGSRDRVTEVALAAIAALGAVASSEEHGSGSTHCQGKYRQRIYSQLRLLLEPESLQPGSATAAAAGSAPRWLPLDRAGAETSVVPRRPGLSLPQPGSGETRAALLANLIQPNLIQPGSSRRQPGSSGKERGFGSPHWYLAQPGLGGSGSGRGSAARSLREAGCQSDTLALHSRIVAALKGVLPGSDPRIGQAALAAMGSVAGDEALGLLLAHLGDPRLGAAAAEAVVQRVWGLQALGRGADVERIVRALGEAALDAARAGQAAASAAAARCLLRISNVTRTHASADSLERALAKAVTPGRELLQALAVTGAPQASRVLARKLNDLQPDELAALIEALELYFERAGHDEGLTPPLLEALERAPIEHQGKLASLLGLARGQAAADPLTGLLSSSDDSVRLSAILGLGRLAGNRASTAALAELLAVPRASARSAAARALANSAPAELIEPLTHRLARSLRQEANLPLRRPAQGEPAVISRALITALAGTLRRHGVTLDRSTANRTHTLLEAIARGSDSHLAAAAIEALAQWRVPQAARSLGGLLDHPSSHRRASATYALGRFGTPDALQALRFVLANDGTAAAAAAAAALGQHGNGNDARHLLRVIDRGAWPANAAAAFAVARMMAKGVRTPPSFKTHLCALTRKREPYVTANLLVALAALGAGSCGPERGPEYWLATGHSHLVRAAASRWIQALLRDPQTAASRRVHLARALLACSRKVVQPYLARLCASPEAPAGDQELYAHAYAADSERLLRNRLVAVQLWDASVLVARTNANGSLRLDSVPDGPLRLEDPSSVELNRFTDR